The sequence TTCTTTTAGATGCTTTAGGATTGGTTCTTGGAAAAAGAGCCGATTTAAACGCTTTGCGTGATAAAGAGAACAAATGCGTTGTTGAAGCTCATTTTGAAATTTCGAATTATAATCTATCCAATTTCTTTGAAGAAAACGATTTAGATTTTGATGCAACTACCGTTTTACGTCGAGAGATTTTACCATCAGGAAAATCGCGTGCTTTTGTAAATGATAGTCCAGTTACTTTGGCTGTTTTGCAAGAATTAGGAACGTTTCTGCTTGATATCCATTCGCAGCATCAAACACAAGATTTATCAAATGAAAATCAACAAATTCAAATTTTAGATGTTATCGGTAATAATCAAAATTTAATTTTAGATTATCAGACCGAATTGACAAATTATAAAGCAAATAAGAAAAAGTTAATCGAACTTCAAGAAGAACAAAAAGCACTTTCTAAAGAACAAGATTACAATTCTTTTTTGTTGGAAGAATTGTTGGCTGCTGATTTAAAGTTGGGTGAACAAGAAATTCTTGAATCTGAATTAGAGAAGTTAAGTAATGTTGAATTTGTTCACGAACAATTCGAAAAATCTACAGCAATTTTATCTGACGAACAATATGGAGTTATTAATTTATTGAAAGAATTAAAAACGTCTTTACAGAAAGTTAGTCCAATTGATACAGCGTATCATGAATTATTTGAACGTGTTCAAAGTGCAGAAATTGAGTTAAAAGATGTTTTAGATGAAGTTGAAAATCAAACTGAAAAATTGATAAAAGACCCAGTTCAATTAGAATTGATAAACGGAAAATTACAGCAAATTTATGCACTTCAGAAAAAGCATTATGTAAATTCAATCGATGAATTATTGATTATTCAAGACGAATTAAATGCAAAAGTTTTCAAAGTGGAAGGCTTGTCTGAAGCTATTGAAAAATTAGTTCAAGCCGAATTGATTTTTGAATCGAAATTAAATGATTTAGCGAATCAAATCCATCAAAAACGAATGGAAATTATTCCTTCATTGATTGAAGAAATTAAAGCGATTATAAATCCGCTTGGAATGCCAAATGCCAATTTTAAATTTGAATTAACTCCAACAGATAAATTTTTATCAAACGGAAAGGACCATATCGAATGGTTGTTTTCTGCTAACAAAGGTACGGATTTCGGAATTTTGAAAAAGACAGCTTCGGGTGGTGAAATGTCGCGAATCATGTTAGCTATAAAAGCAATTTTAGCAAAATATTCAAATCTTCCAACTATTATTTTTGATGAAATTGACACGGGAGTTTCTGGTGATGTTGCTAACAAAATGGGAGAAATCATGAAAGAAATGAGTCAAAATATGCAAGTCATGGCAATTACGCATTTGCCTCAAGTGGCTTCAAAAGGACATCAACATTTCAAAGTTTCTAAAGACCATAATTCAGACCAAACGGTTTCAGAAATCAAATTACTTTCTAAAGAAGACCGGATTAAAGAAATTGCACAAATGCTTTCTGGTGAGAATATTACAGACTCTGCGATTTCACACGCTAAAGAATTATTGAATTAATTCATTTTTGATGAAGTTTTATATTCTCCTTTTAATCGGAATATTATTTATTAGTTGTGGTAAAAAGCAATCTAAAGTAATTACAGGTGAAACGACGGTTTTAATTAAACAGTACAATGGATTTGATGCTAGTGAAGTCGATTCTCTTTCTTCGATTTTACAAAAATTTTATGGTGTAAAAATCGTAATTGCATCAAATCAAGAACTATATCCAAAAGCTTTTATCAATGTGAAATCGCCTCGTTATAGAGCCGATAGTATTATAAAATTTCAAAAAGCAGCGCTTAATGATTCCATTAACTATGTTCTCGGATTAACTACTAAAGATATTTCGACTTCCAAAAAAGATAAAAGCGGAAATGTTTTAAAACCTAAATATAAGTATCAAGATTGGGGAATTATGGGATTGGCTTATTGTCCTGGAAATAGTTGTATTGTGTCTTCTTTTAGATTGAAAACTAAAAATGCAACGATTTATATGGATAGATTAAAAAAAGTTACTGTTCATGAATTTGGGCATAATTTGGGATTGCCTCATTGTCCAAATAAAAAATGCGTTATGACAGATGCTGTAGAAACTGTGAGCACTATCGATAACGCAAATTTAGAATTATGTAAAGATTGTAAATTAAAACTGAATTAATATTTTCCGCTTAATAAACTTCCACCAATTGGAGCTTTAGCTTCAATACCTAATTTTTTCATCATTTCGTAAGTTGTACAAACGGCTGCCGATGTAACCGGAATTCCAATCTCTTTTTCGATTAAATCAATCGCTTCCAACGAAGGCATTTGCACACAAGCCGAAACGACCAAAACATCAATTCCTGTTAAATCTAATTGTTTGTAAATCTCTAAAAGATTCATCGGATTTTGAGCAGCAACTTCTAAATTATCCGGAATTTCTAAAGCAATACTTTCCTTAACTTTAATGCCTTGATGTTCGATATAATCGACAACCATGTCCGTCAAAGGACGCATATACGGTGTAATTACCGAAATAGTTTTTGCTCCTAAAACCTTCAAACCGTTAATCAAAGCACCCGCAGAAGTTACAATCGGAGTAGGGAAGTCGTTTTTAATCGTTTCTTGATGCAAGTTGACTTCAGAAACACAATGATAGCCGCGCCCCATGCTCATAATCGCAACCAAACAAGCGTATCCCATAACATCGACGTGAGCGTCTGATAATTCGGTAGCGCATTTTAAACTCATCGCGTCCATCGCTTCCAATTCTTCTTTCGTAACTTTTTTCATTCGCATTCTACTCGAATGAAACGTAAATTTTTCAGGCAAAATCGTTTCTCTTGCCTTAAAGATTGCCGGAATTTCGGTTTCCATTGTTACATTCGACGACGGCACAATTTGACCAATTCTATATATTTTTTTCATTTTCTATTTTTTGGGCGTTACCCTTCGGGTCGGGCTTTTCGTTCCAATCTTAAAAAGGTTTTGTAAAAAACCTTTTTAAGGATTTCACTTCAATCCCTAACGCAAGCTTCTAGTTATATTTCTTTTACCGTATTAATTAATGTTCCAATGCCTTCAACATAACATTCCATCACATCGCCATCTTTCATCCATTCTTGTGGATTTCTTCCGGCACCAACTCCGGCTGGAGTTCCTGTTGCGATGATATCACCAGGTTCAAGAGTAAAAACAATGCTCAAATCTTCAATCAAATCATTAACATTAAATAACATAAATTGCGTGTTCGAATTTTGTTTTTCAACTCCGTTTAATTTCAATGATAGATTTAAGTTATGCGGATTTTCAATCTCGTCTTTAGTGATTAAAAAAGGTCCCATCGGTGCAAAAGTATCTTGCCCTTTAGAAACAATCCATTGGCCTTCTCTACGACAATCTCGAGCCGAAATGTCGTTGATAATTGTATAACCGAAAACATAATCCAACGCATTTTCTTTAGCTACATATTTTCCTTTTTTACCAATTACAACAGCCAATTCAACTTCCCAATCTAATTGTTGGGTTAAGTTAGCATTTAATAAAACGTCTGTATTAGGACCTGTAACGGTAGTTGGTGGTTTTGAAAAAATGATTGGTTTTTGAGGTAATTTTCCTGTTGTATCTAAAGTTCTTGCACTTTCAGCAACGTGTTCTGTGTAATTTAATCCAATTCCGATGATGTTTTTTCTTGGTTTTGGAATTGGCGCCGTGATTTGAATGTCGTTAAAATCGTAGCTAATTTCGTTTAAATCATTTTCAGAAACGTCTTCAAGTAACGAATGGATTTCATTAATTACCTCGATTCCCATATCAATTAATTCTAATAAATTATCAGGCAATGGAAAATTAGTTAATTCTCCAAAATCTTCTAAATCTACCGCTTTATTGTTGTGAATAAAAGCCGCTCTTGGTTCGTTATCTGAAGTTAAATAAGTTAATAGTTTCATTGTTTTGGTGTTATTTTTATTTTTTTAATTTGATTGTCTTTTGATTTGATTTCTATTTCGTGTGTCGGATTATTTTGACGAAATTCTTTTAATTCTAAAATTTTACACAATTCGATTTCATCTATTTTATATGGACCAACGCTGATAATTTCATCGCCATATTGCATTTGATTGTGATAAGTTTCATCCCAAACAAATCCAACAACAAATTGGTTATTTAACATCGTTGGAACATAAATCGGAGCAGGTTCTTTCAATGTGATTTTGGAATCGGCTTCGAAATAAAACTTTTTATTTTTGAAATCAAGTGTCATATCTCCATATTTTAAAACATCAAATCCAATTCTTGAATTTCCGTCTTCGGATGTGTTGGTAATAACGTTTGTAAATTGTGTGTCATTAATTTTAAAATAGTTGGTTTGAAGCAAATATTGTGTTTCACTTTTTCCTGCACCAAACAAACCAACACTTCCAGTTCCGTTTGCAGTTGCTAAAATTTTAAAAAAGTTATCGTTTTTTAATATATTAAATGCTCGATTTGATATTTCATAAAAACCGCCCATTCCGGTGTCAATCATTAATTCTTCTGTTCCTTTGTGATTTTCGTCGTTTAAAAAATCGATTTTTATATAAGGCGACATTTGGTCTCCAACCAATTTTAATTTTGAAGATTCAACTTTTAAGTTCAGATTTTTAACTTTATCAGTAATCCAAATTTTTTGTTGTTTTACACTGATTTTTAATGCAGCATTTTTAAAGAAATTGCTTCCAAGTAAACCATCAATCTTATAACATTTTAATAATGGATGTTCGTTTATATCTTGAATTAAAACCGTATTATTTTCTGATGTTAAATTACCTAATTGTATAGTATTTAGAATTCCGATTTTTAGATTTCCTACATTGTTATTAGCGTCTTTAACAGAAATTGTTTCTATTTTTTTTAGACCAACTTTATTTGCAACTTGTTCAGAAATTAAATTGGGCGCACCTGTATCTAACATAAATCGATAAGTTTCATTACCAATTATAATAGGAACAACAATTTTATCATGAACAATTTCAAAATTTATCTCCTCAAAATAATTGGTTTGACTAATTTTTCCTTTGTTATCTTTTAGTCCCTGTCCATAAAAAATATGAATCGAACAAATAAAAATAAATAAAAAGTATAAAAATCTGTTTTTCATTTTATTCCATTATTTGATGTCCATCATTTTCTTCAAAAATACGTTCTTGATAAAGACCTAATTTTTCAATAACTGGTAAATCGTTAAACGAAAACAAACACGCATCTTCTGTTTCAGAAAGATTGTGATGTTCGTGCCAAGCCCAAGACGGAACACAGAAAATATCACGTTCTTTCCAATCAAAACGTTTTCCGTTGATAATAGTAAAACCTTTTCCTTTGGCACATTGATAGACAATTGAACCTGTGTGTTTGTGTGCTTTTCCTTTAAATCCTTTTGGAAGTAATTGAATCGAAGCACCCATCGTTTGCATCACATGGTCGCCATTCATTGGATTGGTATATTTCATAATAATTCCATCAAACGGATTCGGTTCATTAACTTTTTCAGCTTCTAACAAAGCAGGATAAACCACTTTCCAAGAATATTTGAATAATGGCGAATACGGTTTGTCCCATTCTTTATCAGGTGGAATCAATCCTGTTCCGCCGTAAGTCATTGGAGAATAATTAATCGGAGCAGCCAATTCTTGAGTTCCTTCTAAAACCGCATAATCATTTGCTTCTAATGCATTCACTAACGGAATATCCAAACCATCTTGCCAAATACACGTTTTTCCGTTTGCGTCAACGCCATGTTCGTGCCAAGTGGAATTCGGTGTAATCACAAAATCATTTACTTCTAGTATGATTTTGTTTCCGTCAACAACCGTGTAACCGCCTTCGCCTTCCATAATAAAACGCAAAGCTGAAGCTTTATGACGATGTGCCGAAGTAAATTCTCCCGGACGTGTAACTTGAATTCCAGTGTACAACCAACCCACGGCTGCACTAACATCTTTACGATTATCATTAACCAAATAAACCACGCGACGACCTGCTTGTTCAGGAGTTACCAATTCGGAAGATTTCAATACTAAATGTCGTAATGATTCGTATTTCCAAAACATCGGAATTGATTTACTTTTTGGTTCCCAAGGTTCAATATCGTTGGCAACCGTCCAAAGTGCCCCAGCGCCTAAAGTTTCTAATTCTTTATAATAAGCTTCGAGTTCTGGTGTGACTTGAACACGTGCTCTTCCGTAAATATCGTCTGAAAATTGTTCGTTCATAATTTTATGTTTTTGTTGGTTGATTTTTATTCTTCGTTCGAATTCACAAACGTTATTTTCTTAGTCGGAGCTACATTCACACGTAAATCAAAAATATCGAAACGGTTGTAATGACCTAAAATATCGTGCATTTGTTTCGGTTGAATGCATTTTGATAAATCAATCTCTGCATAAACCATTCCTTCGGTATCGATTAAAGGTTCGCCAATGACAGCTCCGTTTGGTCCGATAAAGCCTGAGAAAGCGCTACTTTTTCTTGATAATAATTCTTCAACATTCGGAACGTCATTTTTTAAAGCATCCATGATTTCTTGCGAAATGGTTGAACAAGAAACAATCGTAAATAATTTTCCTTCGAAAGAATGTGCTGCTGCTCTAATTTTAATTGCTTCTGCCATGTCATAATCTGGCGGAGCAACAGGCAACGAAATGTAATTGGCAATATGAATCAATTCGCCTTGAGCTAACAATGTAAATCTCGCTAAAGTGTTCGTGTTTTCGCCACAAGCCAAAGTTCCCAAAGGACCAACTTCTGTATCGTAAACTTTTAATGAAGAACCATCACCAGAAGTCCATGTTAATTTTTCTGCCCAAGTAGGTACCAATTTTCGGTGTTTTCCAATTAATTCTCCTTTGTTAGTAATAATTAAATTGGTATTATAAATTTCGCCATAACTGTCACCACGTTCGTTGATTCCGATTACGACCGTCATATCGAATTCATTGGCAGCTTTGTATAAAGCTTGCATGGCAACATCAGTTACAGCAACCGAATTTTTATATAATTCTTCATACCATTTGCTTCCTTGAACTGGAGTCATAATCCAATTCCAATACGGATATCCCGAAATAAAAACTTCAGGAAAAGCAATTAATTTCGCTCCATTTTCATGTGCTTCTTTGATGAATGAAATAGCTTTTTCAATTGTTTTTTCAACATTCAAAAAAACGGGTGCTGTTTGAACCGTTGCGGCTTTAAATTTTTTAAATGTTATCATATTATATTTTTTCTACTAACTCTGATAGAGTTTTTTAAATTTTTCTAATTATGAATGATTAATTATGAATGATTAATTACGAATTACGATTTGTTGCGTATTGTTTTTTGAATAGAACCAATTATTTTTAAAATTTCAGTTACATCATTTAATAAACTTTCACTCTGTTCTAGGGATAAAAAATGAGTATCTTTTAACAGTCTTATCCAATAATGTGTTTCTCTAGCTTCTTTGTAAGCTATTGTTAATTTTGCGAAAAAGTCTTTACTTGATTGACCTCCGATTGCTTCTTCAACATTTGCACCTATTGATGTTCCGCATCTTAACAATTGTTTACTTAAAACAAATTCTTTTTTTTCGGATGATAAATATTGATAGACTTTTACAATTCTTACTGCAAAAGCATAACTTTTTGATTGAATTATATTGTCTTCTTTCATCATTCGTAATTTATAATTTGTAATTCGTAATTCTTTTAGCAGTTTCTTCGTTAAAGGCTTCAGATTTAATACTTTTCCTATCTTCTGAAATAACCACATTTACTAAAGTAACTTCTCCTTCTAAAACCATTTTATCGTCTTGATTGATGAAATGAAAACCACAGATTACAGACGAGTTTTTTAGTTCTTTAACCCAAAGTTTTTTGGTTAAGACTTCTCCAATTCGGGCAGCATTTTTAAATTGAACTTTTAAATCAACCGTTGGGATGCCATTGGTTTCGTGAATTTTCGAAAAAGGACGTTCTAAAGCTTCGTCAAACCAATCTTCAACCAAATCATTTAACATTTCTAAAAAACGCGGATAAAAAACAATTCCTGCGAAATCGGTATGTCTAAAACGTATTTGTTCTTCTTTTATAAAATAGTTCATCTTTAGTTTTGTTTTAATTTAAATCTCTGAATTTTTCCTGTTTCTGTTTTCGGAAGATAATCTAAAAAGTTGATAATTCTTGGATATTTATATGGAGCTGCATTTTCTTTAAACCAATTTTGAAGTTGTATTTTGAAAGTTTCAGTAGCTAAGTTTTTATCTTTTAAAATGATATTCGCGCAAACCAACATCCCTCTTTCTTGGTCAGGAATTCCTACAACGGCACATTCTAAAATAGCTTCGTGCATCAGTAAAACACTTTCAACTTCAATAGCTGCAATATTATAACCAGAAGAAATAATCATATCGTCACCTCTGGCAATAAACCAAAAATAACCATCAGCATCTTGTTTAAAAATATCACCTGTAATATTCCAACCGTTTTGTACGTATTCTTGTTGCTTTTCGATTCGATTTAAATATTTGCAACCTGTAATTCCACGAACAGCTAATCTTCCAGGAATATTAGTTTCGGCTGGGTTTCCATTTTCATCAACAATGATAGCTTCATAACCAGTAATCGGAATTCCTGTGGAACCCGCTTTAAAATGTTCTTCGTTTGACGAAATAAAAATATGTAGCATTTCTGTCGCACCAATTCCGTCAATGATTTTTAAGCCGGTTTTTTCATACCAATCTTCCCAAACTTTTAATGGTAAGGTTTCACCTGCCGATACGCATTTTCGTAAACTCGAAATATCATAATCTTTAGATTTTTCTGTCAAGATGCGCCAAGCTGTTGGAGCTGTAAAACAAATAGTAACTTTATATTTTTCGATGGTTGCCAATAAAACATCCGGATTTGGTTTTTCAATTAAAACCGTACTTGCACCAAAATACATCGGAAACAAAACCAATCCGCCCAAACCAAAAGTAAATCCGATAGGAGGTGTTCCTGTAAAAATGTCATTTGCTGTTGGTTGTAATGAGAAATTCGGAAAAGCTTCACAAATATTCAAAACATCTTTATGATACTGCGCCGTCATTTTTGGGTTTCCTGTTGTGCCAGATGTAAATCCGATTAACGCAATATCATTGGCTTTTGATTTATAGTTTTCGAAAGTTTTTGGTTTAGTTGCCATTAACGATTCGAAATCAGAATTTCCGAAAAATATCTTTTCTTTAACTAAATTACTTTTGATAAGTTGCACTTCTTCAGCCAAAAGAATATCTGAAATGATGTGCGAAATTTCTGCGCATTCAACCATCGTTTCTAATTCTTTTGCTCGAAGCAACGGCATGGTTGCAACAACAATTCCACCGGCTTTAATAATTGCAAACCAACAAGCCACCATCATCGGGTTGTTACAAGAACGCAATAACACGCGATTTCCTGATTTAAGATTGAAATTATCAACTAAAATATGCGCAATCTGATTCGCTTTTTCAAGTACATCTTGATACGTCCAAACGCTCGAATCGGTAATTATACATTTGCGATTTCCGAAACCATTTTTGCAATGTTCGTCTAAAAGTTTTTCTACACAATTTAAATCATCAGGATGTTGAAATTGCGGTAAATCCAAAAATGGATATTGCGGTTGAAACTCTAAATCGGGTAAATGATAGGTAACGAAATTATCTTCCATAGTTTACTTTTTATTGCTTTTAGGTTTCAATGCGCGTTTCATTTTCTCAATTTGTTTTCTTGAAGTTTGCTCAGAACTGACTAAAGTTTGAATCCCTTTTTCGTACGAAATCGGTGCTTCAATATTTTCAATTGCTTCGTAAGCTT comes from Flavobacterium sp. I3-2 and encodes:
- the recN gene encoding DNA repair protein RecN, producing MLIHLSIKNYALIAFSSIDFSNQLSIITGETGAGKSILLDALGLVLGKRADLNALRDKENKCVVEAHFEISNYNLSNFFEENDLDFDATTVLRREILPSGKSRAFVNDSPVTLAVLQELGTFLLDIHSQHQTQDLSNENQQIQILDVIGNNQNLILDYQTELTNYKANKKKLIELQEEQKALSKEQDYNSFLLEELLAADLKLGEQEILESELEKLSNVEFVHEQFEKSTAILSDEQYGVINLLKELKTSLQKVSPIDTAYHELFERVQSAEIELKDVLDEVENQTEKLIKDPVQLELINGKLQQIYALQKKHYVNSIDELLIIQDELNAKVFKVEGLSEAIEKLVQAELIFESKLNDLANQIHQKRMEIIPSLIEEIKAIINPLGMPNANFKFELTPTDKFLSNGKDHIEWLFSANKGTDFGILKKTASGGEMSRIMLAIKAILAKYSNLPTIIFDEIDTGVSGDVANKMGEIMKEMSQNMQVMAITHLPQVASKGHQHFKVSKDHNSDQTVSEIKLLSKEDRIKEIAQMLSGENITDSAISHAKELLN
- a CDS encoding matrixin family metalloprotease → MKFYILLLIGILFISCGKKQSKVITGETTVLIKQYNGFDASEVDSLSSILQKFYGVKIVIASNQELYPKAFINVKSPRYRADSIIKFQKAALNDSINYVLGLTTKDISTSKKDKSGNVLKPKYKYQDWGIMGLAYCPGNSCIVSSFRLKTKNATIYMDRLKKVTVHEFGHNLGLPHCPNKKCVMTDAVETVSTIDNANLELCKDCKLKLN
- a CDS encoding Asp/Glu racemase, yielding MKKIYRIGQIVPSSNVTMETEIPAIFKARETILPEKFTFHSSRMRMKKVTKEELEAMDAMSLKCATELSDAHVDVMGYACLVAIMSMGRGYHCVSEVNLHQETIKNDFPTPIVTSAGALINGLKVLGAKTISVITPYMRPLTDMVVDYIEHQGIKVKESIALEIPDNLEVAAQNPMNLLEIYKQLDLTGIDVLVVSACVQMPSLEAIDLIEKEIGIPVTSAAVCTTYEMMKKLGIEAKAPIGGSLLSGKY
- a CDS encoding fumarylacetoacetate hydrolase family protein, which gives rise to MKLLTYLTSDNEPRAAFIHNNKAVDLEDFGELTNFPLPDNLLELIDMGIEVINEIHSLLEDVSENDLNEISYDFNDIQITAPIPKPRKNIIGIGLNYTEHVAESARTLDTTGKLPQKPIIFSKPPTTVTGPNTDVLLNANLTQQLDWEVELAVVIGKKGKYVAKENALDYVFGYTIINDISARDCRREGQWIVSKGQDTFAPMGPFLITKDEIENPHNLNLSLKLNGVEKQNSNTQFMLFNVNDLIEDLSIVFTLEPGDIIATGTPAGVGAGRNPQEWMKDGDVMECYVEGIGTLINTVKEI
- a CDS encoding retropepsin-like aspartic protease, with product MKNRFLYFLFIFICSIHIFYGQGLKDNKGKISQTNYFEEINFEIVHDKIVVPIIIGNETYRFMLDTGAPNLISEQVANKVGLKKIETISVKDANNNVGNLKIGILNTIQLGNLTSENNTVLIQDINEHPLLKCYKIDGLLGSNFFKNAALKISVKQQKIWITDKVKNLNLKVESSKLKLVGDQMSPYIKIDFLNDENHKGTEELMIDTGMGGFYEISNRAFNILKNDNFFKILATANGTGSVGLFGAGKSETQYLLQTNYFKINDTQFTNVITNTSEDGNSRIGFDVLKYGDMTLDFKNKKFYFEADSKITLKEPAPIYVPTMLNNQFVVGFVWDETYHNQMQYGDEIISVGPYKIDEIELCKILELKEFRQNNPTHEIEIKSKDNQIKKIKITPKQ
- a CDS encoding cupin domain-containing protein, whose translation is MNEQFSDDIYGRARVQVTPELEAYYKELETLGAGALWTVANDIEPWEPKSKSIPMFWKYESLRHLVLKSSELVTPEQAGRRVVYLVNDNRKDVSAAVGWLYTGIQVTRPGEFTSAHRHKASALRFIMEGEGGYTVVDGNKIILEVNDFVITPNSTWHEHGVDANGKTCIWQDGLDIPLVNALEANDYAVLEGTQELAAPINYSPMTYGGTGLIPPDKEWDKPYSPLFKYSWKVVYPALLEAEKVNEPNPFDGIIMKYTNPMNGDHVMQTMGASIQLLPKGFKGKAHKHTGSIVYQCAKGKGFTIINGKRFDWKERDIFCVPSWAWHEHHNLSETEDACLFSFNDLPVIEKLGLYQERIFEENDGHQIME
- a CDS encoding carbon-nitrogen hydrolase family protein, whose protein sequence is MITFKKFKAATVQTAPVFLNVEKTIEKAISFIKEAHENGAKLIAFPEVFISGYPYWNWIMTPVQGSKWYEELYKNSVAVTDVAMQALYKAANEFDMTVVIGINERGDSYGEIYNTNLIITNKGELIGKHRKLVPTWAEKLTWTSGDGSSLKVYDTEVGPLGTLACGENTNTLARFTLLAQGELIHIANYISLPVAPPDYDMAEAIKIRAAAHSFEGKLFTIVSCSTISQEIMDALKNDVPNVEELLSRKSSAFSGFIGPNGAVIGEPLIDTEGMVYAEIDLSKCIQPKQMHDILGHYNRFDIFDLRVNVAPTKKITFVNSNEE
- a CDS encoding four helix bundle protein, which produces MKEDNIIQSKSYAFAVRIVKVYQYLSSEKKEFVLSKQLLRCGTSIGANVEEAIGGQSSKDFFAKLTIAYKEARETHYWIRLLKDTHFLSLEQSESLLNDVTEILKIIGSIQKTIRNKS
- a CDS encoding acyl-CoA thioesterase; this encodes MNYFIKEEQIRFRHTDFAGIVFYPRFLEMLNDLVEDWFDEALERPFSKIHETNGIPTVDLKVQFKNAARIGEVLTKKLWVKELKNSSVICGFHFINQDDKMVLEGEVTLVNVVISEDRKSIKSEAFNEETAKRITNYKL
- a CDS encoding AMP-binding protein is translated as MEDNFVTYHLPDLEFQPQYPFLDLPQFQHPDDLNCVEKLLDEHCKNGFGNRKCIITDSSVWTYQDVLEKANQIAHILVDNFNLKSGNRVLLRSCNNPMMVACWFAIIKAGGIVVATMPLLRAKELETMVECAEISHIISDILLAEEVQLIKSNLVKEKIFFGNSDFESLMATKPKTFENYKSKANDIALIGFTSGTTGNPKMTAQYHKDVLNICEAFPNFSLQPTANDIFTGTPPIGFTFGLGGLVLFPMYFGASTVLIEKPNPDVLLATIEKYKVTICFTAPTAWRILTEKSKDYDISSLRKCVSAGETLPLKVWEDWYEKTGLKIIDGIGATEMLHIFISSNEEHFKAGSTGIPITGYEAIIVDENGNPAETNIPGRLAVRGITGCKYLNRIEKQQEYVQNGWNITGDIFKQDADGYFWFIARGDDMIISSGYNIAAIEVESVLLMHEAILECAVVGIPDQERGMLVCANIILKDKNLATETFKIQLQNWFKENAAPYKYPRIINFLDYLPKTETGKIQRFKLKQN